GTACCTGACGCGATCCCCCAGGGCGGACGTGAAGTCGCTGGGACTGTCGTCCGCGACCAGGGAACCCTCCCTCAGGATGACGAGCCTCGCGCAGCCCATCTCGACGTCTTGGGTCACGTGGGTTGCCATCACGACGACCGCCTGACGGGAGACCTCCTCGATGAGCAGGCGGAACCTGATCCTCTCCTCGAGATCGAGGCCGGACGTCGGCTCGTCGAGCAGGATCAGTCTTGGGTGTCCGATGAGCGTCGCGGCGATCGCGACCCGCTGGACCGTGCCGCCCGACAGCTCGGAGAGCCTGCCTTCCGAGAGCACCTCGGTGAGGTTGAGCGCATCCGCCAGGCCCTCGATCTGGGCATAAGCCTCCCTGCGCGTGACGCCACGCAGCACGCTCATGAGGTTGAGGAAATCGAGGGGCGTGAGCGACGGGTGCAGCTCGAAGGATTGGGGCATGAAGGCGACCATGCCCCTGTACGCCCTGAGGTTCGTGCGGGGGTTTAGCCCCTCGAGCTCGATTGCGCCCTCCGACGGTCGCAGCGTCGTGGCCAGGATGCGGAGCAGGGTGCTCTTCCCCGAGCCGTTCGGCCCCAGCAGGCCCGTCATGCCGTCACCCAGCTCGAGGCTCAGCTTGTGGAGCACCTCCTGCCCGCGGAAGCTCTTCGTGACCTCCCGAATGCTAAGATGCGGCATTGTTGCTCCCCTCTCGAAGGCGGCGGGACTGCGGTGGGAATCTTGGACCAAGATTCGCTCGATCGCGGAGCCAGCTGCATGGTAAGGGGGTATGGCCCAAGCCCCGGACACGACACGTGGTGCGGACCGGGCGCCACCCCTATGATAGCCCAATCTCCGGCCGACTCCCCTGACATGCCCGGCCAATGAGTCGAGCCCCGCCCCTGCCGTCGTCCCGGGCCCCACGCTCGCGCCGATCGCCGGCCTCCTTCGAGGCGCACCCCGGCCCCGACCCCCTCGTCCTCGTCGTAGTCCTCGGGGTACCCTGCCGTCTGGC
The DNA window shown above is from Olsenella sp. oral taxon 807 and carries:
- a CDS encoding ATP-binding cassette domain-containing protein, which produces MPHLSIREVTKSFRGQEVLHKLSLELGDGMTGLLGPNGSGKSTLLRILATTLRPSEGAIELEGLNPRTNLRAYRGMVAFMPQSFELHPSLTPLDFLNLMSVLRGVTRREAYAQIEGLADALNLTEVLSEGRLSELSGGTVQRVAIAATLIGHPRLILLDEPTSGLDLEERIRFRLLIEEVSRQAVVVMATHVTQDVEMGCARLVILREGSLVADDSPSDFTSALGDRVRYMTIRADELRSIRRGHPVLSCASLPGGLLGVRVVADPGDQGGERREPTVEDAYAELMRRLSSNG